DNA from Gottschalkia purinilytica:
CAAAGATAATTTTTCCCGAGGTTCTAGCTTCTTTAAACTTAAATTCAGGTTTAGGCTTTTCTCTTGCAAGTTCTATAATTTCCATCTTGTCTAATTTTTTCTGTCTTGACATTGCCATATTTCTAGTAGATACACGTGCCTTATTCCTAGCAACGAAATCTTTAAGAGACGCAATTTCTTGTTGTTGCTTTTTATAAGCTACTTCTAATTGTTGTTTTTTTGCTTCGTAGACCCTAAGAAAATCATCATAGTTTCCAACATAACGATTTAGTTCTTGATTTTCTACATGATATATAATATTAATAACACTATTTAAAAAAGGAATATCATGTGAAATAAGGATAAAAGCATTTTCGTATTCTAGTAAATAACGTTTTAGCCATTCTATATGCTTTTCATCTAAATAGTTTGTAGGTTCATCTAAAAGAAGTATGTCTGGCTTTTCAAGAAGTAATTTGGCAAGTAGGACTTTAGTTCTTTGTCCTCCACTAAGATCTTGTACGTCCTTGTCAAGTCCAATATCATCTAGACCTAGACCACGACCAATTTCTTCAACTTTTGAATCTATAATGTAAAAATCATTATTTGTTAATGTATCTTGAATTGTTCCTAATTCTTCAAGCATTTGCTCTAATTCTTCTGGGCTAGCTTCTCCCATCTTTTCACATATTTGATTCATTTCTATTTCAAGGTCAAAAAGATATTTAAATGCATTTTTTAGGACGTCACGTATAGTTAAACCTCTTTCAAGTACAGTATGTTGATCTAAATAACCGATCCTAACTCGTTTTGCCCATTCAACTTGACCTTCATCTGGTTCTAACTTTCTAGTTATTATATTCATAAAAGTAGACTTACCTTCACCATTTGCTCCAATAAGACCAATATGTTCACCTTTTAAAAGTCTAAAAGAAACATCATTTAAAATTGCTCGATTTCCAAATCCATGACTTAGATTTTTTACTGTTAAAATACTCATCTTGTACTCCCTTCGTTAACATTAATCAT
Protein-coding regions in this window:
- a CDS encoding ABC-F family ATP-binding cassette domain-containing protein, whose amino-acid sequence is MSILTVKNLSHGFGNRAILNDVSFRLLKGEHIGLIGANGEGKSTFMNIITRKLEPDEGQVEWAKRVRIGYLDQHTVLERGLTIRDVLKNAFKYLFDLEIEMNQICEKMGEASPEELEQMLEELGTIQDTLTNNDFYIIDSKVEEIGRGLGLDDIGLDKDVQDLSGGQRTKVLLAKLLLEKPDILLLDEPTNYLDEKHIEWLKRYLLEYENAFILISHDIPFLNSVINIIYHVENQELNRYVGNYDDFLRVYEAKKQQLEVAYKKQQQEIASLKDFVARNKARVSTRNMAMSRQKKLDKMEIIELAREKPKPEFKFKEARTSGKIIFETNNLVIGYDEPLSKPLNLVMERGQKVALVGANGIGKTTLLRSILGEIKPSSGSVLLGDYLNIGYFEQEIKEANYNTCIEEIWECFPSLSQYEVRAALAKCGLTTEHIESKVVVLSGGEQAKVRLCKLINKDTNLLVLDEPTNHLDVDAKEELKRALKAYKGSILITCHEPEFYKDIVTDTWNCESWTTKYF